The window GGTCGAGGAGCGCTACCGGACCGCTTCGGAAGAGCTGGAACGCGCGCGGATGCTGCTGGAGCAGGCCCCGGGATTTGTCGCGGTCCTGTCAGGCCCCGAACATAATTTCGTGCTCGCAAACGCTGCATACCGTCGCCTTCTCGGCGGTCGCAAGCTGATCGGGCGCACTATCGCAGAAGCCCTGCCCGAAGTCGTGGAACAGGGCTTCCTGCGCATCCTCGACGAGGTCCGCGCCACCGGCAAACCCTATTTCGGCAATCGAGAACTGGTGACCCTCGTCGACCCGGAAACGGGCAAGGCGGAGGAATCACACCTCGAATTCATCTTCCAGCCCATCAGCGAAAAATCGGGCGAGGTGACTGGCATCCTGATCCAGGGATACGACGTCAGCGAAGAGGTGGAGGCGGAAGAGCGGCAGAAACTGCTGATCAACGAACTCAATCACCGCGTGAAGAATACGCTCGCCATCGTGCAGGGCCTCGCCCAGCAGTCGTTCAAGACGGACCAGGGCGACCATGGCCTCGATGTCTTCGCCGCGCGCCTTGCTGCGCTCGCCAGCGCGCACAATCTGCTCACCGAGTTCAACTGGAAGAAAGCCGACGTCGAGAAGATCGTCCGCCGTTCGCTGGAGGCCACCGCCGGAACCCAGTCGGAACGGTATTCGCTGACCGGACCCAAGGTCACGCTCGACCCGCAATCTGCAGTCGCCCTGGCCATGGTAGTCCATGAACTGGCCACCAACGCCCTTAAGTACGGAGCTCTGTCGGACGACAAGGGCTGCATCAACATCACCTGGGACCGCCGCTCAGAGGAAGACGGATCACGCCTGATCTTCGACTGGCGCGAAAGCGGCGGGCCTGCCATCGATGCCCCGACCCGGCGCGGCTTCGGGTCCCGACTCATCTCCCGCGCCTTCGGCAATCGCGGCGACTGCGCCGACCTCACCTACCACGAAGACGGCCTGCATTGCCGCTTGGAGACGAAACTGTGAAACTCGACGGTGCCCGGCTTTTGATACTGGAAGACGAACCGATCATCGCTTTCGGCCTCGAAGACATGTTGCTCGATGAAGGCGCACAGGTTTCTCTCGCCACGGCGCTGGACGAAGCGGAAGACCACTTGGCCGGCAGTACGTTCGATTGCGCGATACTCGACGTAAACGTGCGCGGGGAAAAGAGCTACGGTTTCGCCGAGGCGCTAAAGGGCCGCGGCATCCGCTTCATTTTCGCCACCGGCTACGGCGAAAGCGCCCATCCGGACGAATTCATGGACGTACCGACGATCACCAAGCCCTATTCGATCCAGCAAATCAGGGACACGCTGGAACGCCTCGCCTGACAAGGGGCAGGATCAGCCGTGGATGACGGCACAAGACGGTGGATTGCCATTCCGTAAGTGCGTATGGCCGCCCCATGCGTATCGCCATTGCTTCCGACCATGCCGCCATCGACCTGAAGGCCGAACTGCGCGACTGGCTTATCGAACAGGGTCACGAGGTCGCCGACCTCGGTCCTGACACCACCGAAAGCGTCGATTACCCCGATTTCGGCTATCGCCTCGCCGGCGTGGTGGCTGACGGGACCGCCGAGCGCGGCGTGGCGCTGTGCGGGTCGGGTATCGGCATCTCGATCTCGGTCAACCGCAATCCCGCCGTCCGCTGTGCCCTCGTCTCGGAACCGCTTTCGGCAAGCCTTGCCCGCGAGCACAACGACGCCAATTGCATCGCCATGGGCGCGCGTCTGACCGGCAGCGACATGGCCAAGGCGTGCCTTACCGCTTTCCTCGAAACCGACTTCGCAGGCGGCCGCCACCAGCGCCGCGTCGACAAGCTCTCCAACCCGGAATTCTGACATGGCTACCCAGGCAAAAGATACCTCGCGCGACCCGATGGACCGTTTCTGGCACGACACGCTGGCCCAAGCCGATCCGGAAATCCACGAGGCTATCCGCAAGGAACTCAAGCGCCAGCAGGACAAGATCGAGCTGATCGCGTCCGAGAACATCGCGTCCTCCGCAGTGCTGGAGGCGACCGGTTCGGTCTTCACCAACAAGTATGCCGAAGGCTATCCGGGCAAGCGCTATTACGGCGGCTGCGACTATGCCGACGTGGTCGAAACGCTGGCAATTGAGCGCGCCAAGCAATTGTTTGGATGCGAGTTTGCCAATGTGCAGCCCAATTCGGGCAGCCAGATGAACCAGGCCGTGTTCCTTGCGCTGCTGCAGCCGGGCGACACTTTCATGGGCCTCGACCTCAATTCCGGCGGACACCTCACCCATGGCTCGCCCGTCAACATGAGCGGCAAGTGGTTCAACCCGGTCAGCTACGGCGTTCGCAAGGACGACGAACTGATCGACATGGACGAGGTCATGGCCACGGCGAAGGAGCACAAGCCCAAGCTGATCATCGCGGGCGGCACTGCCTATTCACGCGTCTGGGACTGGGCCGCGTTCCGCAAGGTCGCTGACGAGGTCGGCGCCTATCTCATGGTCGACATGAGCCACATCTCCGGCCTCGTGGCTGGCGGTGCCCACCCCTCGCCCTTCCCGCATGCCCATGTTGTCACCACGACGACCCACAAGTCGCTGCGCGGTCCGCGCTCAGGCGTGATCCTGTGGGATCACGATGAACTGACCAAGCCGATCAACATGGCTGTCTTTCCCGGCATGCAGGGCGGCCCGCTCATGCACGTCGTCGCGGCCAAGGCGGTAGCATTCGGCGAAGCGCTTCGTCCGGACTTCAAGGATTACGCGCACCGCGTGGTCGAAAACGCCCGCGCGCTGGCCAAGAGCATCGAGGCAAACGGCCTGCGCGTCGTGTCCGGCGGCACGGACAACCATTCGATGTTGGTCGACCTCACCGCCAAGGACGTGACGGGCAAGGCGGCCGAAGCCGGGCTCGACCGGGCATGGCTGACCTGCAACAAGAACGGCATCCCCTACGACACGCGCAGCCCCTTCGTGACCAGCGGCATCCGCCTCGGCACGCCTGCGGGCACCACGCGCGGCTTCGGGCCGGCCGAGTTCGAGCAGGTAGGCAAGCTCATCTGCGAAGTGGTAGAAGGCCTCTCCCGCAATGGCCCCGAAGGTGACGGTCAGGTGGAAGAGCAGGTTCGCGGCAAGGTCGCCGAACTCTGCGCCGCCTTCCCGGTCTATCCGGGGCGCTAAGGAGACATCCGATGGAAGACCGCGAACCCGGACACCAGGATCACGACCTCATCCCCGACGCCACGGAAGAGGTGAAGAGCATGGCCAAGCAGGGGCTCGACCATCCGTCGACCAAGCCGGTCCTCGTCGGCGCGGCCATCGGCGCGGTAGCCGGCGGAATCCTTCCCGTGGTGACCTGGCCCATCGGCCTCGTGGCCGGAGCCGGCATAGCTCTCTACAAACGACTAAGGCCGTAAATGCGCTGTCCATTTTGTGCCAATGACGACAGCCAGGTAAAGGATAGTCGTCCGACCGAGGATTCCACCTCGATCCGGCGCCGCCGCCAGTGTTCGAGCTGCGGCGCACGCTTCACGACGTTCGAACGCGTCCAGCTGCGCGAAGTCACGGTGGTCAAATCCGGCGACCGGCGCGAAGCTTTCGACCGGAGCAAACTGGAACAGTCCATTTCGCTCGCCTGCCGCAAGCGCGACGTTTCCGCGGACCGGATCGACCGGCTTGTGTCGGGCATCCAGCGCCAGGTGGAAACTGCCGGAGAGGCCGAAGTTGCATCGCAGCGCATCGGCGAAATGGTGATGGACGGCCTGCGCCAGCTCGACAGCGTTGCCTATATCCGTTTCGCCTCGGTCTATCGCGATTTCAACGAAGCCCGCGATTTCGAGGAATTCGCCAGCACCGTGCAGGAAGCCGCCGCCAATGAGCGAGGCTGACCAGCACAAGCCGGTAATCGTCCTCGTTCGGCCGCAACTGGGCGAGAATATCGGCAAGGCGGCCCGCGCCATGCTGAATTTCGGGTTGGTGGAACTACGCCTCGTAGAACCGCGCGACGGCTGGCCCAACCCTTCGGCAGGCCCGGCAGCAGCTGGCGCAGATGTGGTGCTCGACATGGCGGAAGTGTTCGCCTCGACGGCCGAAGCCGTGGCCGATTGCGGGCATGTCTATGCGACGACGGTCCGCAAGCGCGGCGTGACGAAGCCGGTCTACACCCCCGAAGAGGCTGCCCGCGAAATGGCCGGGGCAGTTGGGCGCAGCGCGATCCTGTTCGGCCCCGAACGCTCTGGGCTGGCAACCGAGGACGTGGCCCTTGCCCGCGCTATCCTGACGGTGCCGATCAATCCGGACTTCGGCTCGCTCAATCTCGCGCAGGCGGTGATCCTGTGCGCCTACGAGTGGTCGAAACACGAAAACCTCGTGCAGCCGACGCAGGAAGACCTCCTGCCCCCCGCCCCGCAGGACGAGCTCGAAGGACTGATCGGCCATCTCGAAGGCATGCTGGAGCCCAAGGGCTACTTCCTCCCAGCGACGCGCGCCGACGCCACGCGGCGCACGCTTCGCGGCGTGCTGACCAAGCCGGGCTGGAACCACCTAGAGGTGCGCACGCTGCGCGGCGTTTTGTCGAGCCTGGAACGCCGTTCGAAGAAAGACTGAACGTTTGCGGGAAAACCGGCGCCATCGCTATCCCCACACGAATCCCCTGTATTTTAAGGACTTCCCCATGCGTATCGCCCTGACTGCACTTTCCGTCCTCGCGCTTTCGGCCCCGCTGGCCGCGCAGGATCACTCGCACCACGGCGATCACGCGACGACCGAAGCCAAGCAGGATGCCGCAAAGGCCGAGAAGAAGAAGCAGAAGAAGATCTGCAAGAACGTCGGCAACATGGGCACGCGCTTCTCGGAAAAAGTCTGCCTGACCGAAGCCGAATGGGAAGCCGAACGCCGCGCGACCCAGGACGGTATCCGCGACGCCAAGCGCTGAGGAGGCGGCCTGGGCTTCAGCTGCGCAGGCGGTCCCATTCCTCGAGTTCGTAGGCAATCGAGGTTTCGACCAGCTCTTCCCATATCTGCGCGATCTTTCCGGCGGGAAGGTCGCGCTTTTCCGCATCAAGGCGGGCGTTGGCGATCACTTCCGCCTTGCGCGCCTCGTCCCGCACGACATTACGGTCCTGCTTGATGCGCGCAGCTGCACGCATGTAGCCGAACCGCCGGTCGAGCAGGGCCATCAGTTCGCGGTCCGTGCTGTCTACCCCTGCGCGCACTTCGCGCATGTCGGTGCAGTCTTCGGGCAGCGTGATTTCAACGGGCTTGGTCGTGTCCATGGGGGCGGCGCATGGCGAAGCCAGACGCGCTTGTCGAGGGCAAACCAAACCCTCTCTCGACATAGCCCTTTTGCATCGTCATGGAGGCCGCATGGTTAGCCAGGCAAATACCTTCCGCAACATGCCGGACGAGCGCGGCCATTTCGGCGATTATGGCGGCCGCTATGTCGCCGAAACGCTGATGCCGCTCGTCCTCGATCTCGAACGCGAATACCGGGCGGCGCAGGCCGATCCGGAATTCCAGCGCCAATTCGACGATTTGCTCGAACATTACGTGGGCCGCCCTTCCCCGCTCTATTTCGCAGAGCGGCTGACAGAGGCGCTCGGCGGCGCGCAGGTCTGGTTCAAGCGCGACGAGCTGAACCACACGGGCGCGCACAAGATCAACAATTGCATCGGGCAGATCCTGCTCGCGATCCGCATGGGCAAGACGCGCATCATCGCGGAAACCGGCGCCGGCCAGCACGGCGTAGCGACAGCCACGGTCTGCGCGCGCTTCGGCCTGCCCTGCGTGGTCTACATGGGCGCAGAGGACGTGCGGCGGCAGTCGCCCAACGTCTTCCGCATGAAGCTGCTGGGCGCAGAAGTCGTGCCCGTCACCAGCGGCCGGGGGACGCTGAAGGATGCGATGAACGAAGGGCTGCGCGACTGGGTCGCGAACGTCCACGACACCTTCTACATCATCGGGACCGCCGCCGGCCCGCACCCCTATCCCGAGCTCGTCCGCGACTTCCAGAGCGTGATCGGCAAGGAAGCACGCGCGCAGATGCTCGACCGCATCGGCCGCCTGCCCGACCTTCTGGTGGCAGCGATCGGCGGCGGTTCGAATGCGCTTGGCCTGTTCCACCCATTCCTCGACGATCCGGACGTGAAGATGCTGGGCGTGGAAGCGGCGGGCTACGGCCTCGACGGCGACCAGCACGCGGCCAGCCTGCTCGGCGGCTTTCCCGGCGTGCTTCACGGCAACAAGACCTACCTACTGCAGGACGATGACGGCCAGATTACCGAAGGCCACTCGATCAGCGCAGGGCTGGATTATCCGGGCATCGGGCCGGAACATGCGTGGCTCAAGGACATGGGCCGCGTGGAATACACCGCCATAACCGACGATGAGGCGCTCGACGCGTTCCAGCTGCTCTGCCGCACGGAAGGCATCATTCCCGCGCTCGAACCCAGCCACGCCATCGCGGCGGTCGCCAAGCGCGCGAAGGAAATGCCGAAGGACAGCGTGATCCTCGCCAACCTCTGCGGTCGGGGAGACAAGGACATATTCACCGTCGCCGAGCGGCTGGGAGTGGAAATGTGACTACGGCAAGGAAGCCAGCGATATACGCGGGTGTAATCTCGGGAGTCGTCTTCGCGGCACTGACCTCCGCTTACAATCTCTACAGCGGAAAGGGATTTGACCCCGGTCTGGCAGTCGCGGCCGCAATTATCTTCGGTATGGGAATGACCGCCTCCTACTTGCGAGAGCAGGCAAAATGACCCGCCTCGCCAACGCCTTCAACAAGCCCCATCCCGCTCTCGTCTGCTTCATCACGGCAGGCGACGGCGACACTGCGGCCAATCTCGACGCTCTGGTCGAGGGCGGCGCGGACGTGATCGAACTCGGCATGCCGTTTACTGATCCGATGGCAGACGGTCCGGCCATCCAGGCAGCGAACATCCGCTCGCTCAATGCGGGAACGAGCACAGCCGACGTGCTGTGGATCGCACGCAAGTTCCGCGACCGGCATCCTGAGGTTCCGCTCGTGCTCATGGGTTATGCGAACCCGATGATCCGGCGCGGTTCGGACTGGTTCGCCAAGGCAGCAAAAGAAGCGGGTATCGACGGCGTGATCTGTGTCGACATCCCGCCCGAAGAGGACGATGCTTTGGGTCCGTACCTTCGCGATGCGGGCATCTCCCCCATTCGCCTCGCAACGCCGACAACCGATGCAAAGCGCCTGCCGCAGGTCCTCGAAGGGTCTTCGGGCTTCCTCTACTATGTCGCCGTGGCCGGCATCACCGGCATGCAGCAGGCCGCAATCGAATCGATCGAGGCCAATGTGAGCCGAATCAAGCAGTCGACCGACATCCCCGTGGCCGTCGGTTTCGGCGTCCGCACGCCCGAACAGGCCGGCGAGATCGCGCGCGTGGCAGACGGGGTGGTCGTGGGTTCCGCGCTGGTCGAGCTCGTCGCGGAACACGGGGCGCAGGCACCGGCAAAGCTGCGCGAACTCACCGCAGGGCTTGCCAAGGCGGTCCATTCGGCGGCAAGGGCCAGCGCATGAACTGGTTCACGCGCGTCCGCAATTCGCTCACCTCGCTGTCCAAGCGCAGCACCGACAAGGATCTCTGGGTCAAATGCCCGAGCTGCCAGCAGATGGTGTTTGCGCAGGAATATCAGGAAAACGCCTTCGTCTGCCCGCGCTGCGACCACCATGGCCGCATAGGCGCTGATGAGCGGCTGGCACAGATCCTCGACGAAGGGTTCGAGGCGCTGCCGATTCCTGACGTGAAGGAAGATCCGCTCAAGTTCCGCGATACGTCGAAATATACCGACCGCCTGAAGAAGGCCCGCGGGAAGAGCCCGCACAAGGACGCCTTCCTTGTCGGTTCGGGTGCGATCGAGGGCAAGCCCGCGGTCGTCGGTGTGCAGGACTTCGGCTTCATGGGCGGATCGATGGGGATGGCCGTGGGTACTGCCTTCTGCCAAGGCGCCGAACGCGCGCTGACGCGGCATTGCCCTTACATCGTCGTGACCGCTGCTGGCGGTGCGCGCATGCAGGAGGGCATTCTCAGCCTGATGCAGATGCCCAAGGCGACCGTGATGACCCGCCGCCTCAAGGAAGCGGGGCTGCCCTACATAGTCGTCCTTACCGACCCGACCACGGGCGGCGTGACGGCAAGCTATGCCATGCTCGGCGATGTGCACTTGGCAGAACCGGGCGCGCTGATCGGCTTTGCCGGCCAGCGCGTGATCCAGGACACTATTCGCGAGCAGCTGCCCGACGGTTTCCAGCGCGCCGAGTACCTGCACAAGCATGGCATGGTCGACATGGTCGTCCACCGCCACGACCTGCGCGATACGCTGGCGACACTGATCGACTACCTCGCCCCTTCGGCTGAGGCAGCCTGACCCCTTCCATGCGGGATTTCGCCCGCTCCGAAAGCCCTGCGGTCCAGGCCCAGCTCGACCGGCTGGGACTGTTGAGCGTGCCCGACGGGCGCCTCGGCCTCGACACGATCCGCGCGCTGCTCGACCGGCTTGGTAATCCGCACCGCAGGCTGCCGCCGGTGTTCCATGTCGCCGGGACCAACGGCAAGGGTTCGACCTGCGCCTTCCTGCGCGCCATGCTGGAGGCGGAAGGGTACAGGGTCCACGTCACCACCAGCCCGCATCTCGTGCGCTACAACGAGCGCATCCGCGTGGCGGGCACGCTGATTTCGGACGAGCGGCTCGCCGATCTGCTGGCGGAGGTTCTGGATGTGGGCGAAGACCTCAACCCCAGCTTCTTCGAAGTCACCATCGCAGCCGCCTTCCTGGAATTCGCACGCGTTGCGGCGGATGCCTGCGTGGTCGAAGTCGGCCTCGGCGGACGCTTCGATGCGACAAATGTGCTCGAACCGGACGTTCTCGCCGCCTGCGGCATCGCTGCGCTGGGCGTCGATCACGAACGCTTCCTTCTCGCGCCCGAGGACGGCGTTCCGACCTTGCCGATCGCCCGTATCGCCTTCGAGAAGGCAGGAATTGCCAAACCCGGCGTTCCGATGGTCACGCTGGAGGATAGCCATCTCCCGGAAGCCGAACAGGTAATCAGGGATGTGGCCGAGAGCGTCGGCGCGCCGCTCCACATGGTTCGCTCCTTCGGCAAGGGGAGCATCACGCCCGATGCATCCGGCTATCCCGAACCCGGCCTTGGCGGCGCGCATCAGGAACGGAACGCAGCCCTCGCCAATGGCATGTTGCGCGCGCAAGCGAGGCTGGCGATCAGTGAAGAAGCGATCAGGACCGGCATCGAGACGGCCAGATGGCCTGCACGGATGCAGCGCCTGGGTGCAGGTCCGCTGACCGCGCTCGTAG of the Qipengyuania gaetbuli genome contains:
- a CDS encoding sensor histidine kinase, which codes for MDFRELLASSPNPYVLLNRDLEIAWMNDAYLRVTMRDRDSIEGRNIFEAFPSEGESYRQLSESLERVLRTGEPDEIAHIRYDIANPDGSFDTHFWSATHTPLKGDDGQVRYILQHTVNITELETLRRTIDEAGVVERAKKVEERYRTASEELERARMLLEQAPGFVAVLSGPEHNFVLANAAYRRLLGGRKLIGRTIAEALPEVVEQGFLRILDEVRATGKPYFGNRELVTLVDPETGKAEESHLEFIFQPISEKSGEVTGILIQGYDVSEEVEAEERQKLLINELNHRVKNTLAIVQGLAQQSFKTDQGDHGLDVFAARLAALASAHNLLTEFNWKKADVEKIVRRSLEATAGTQSERYSLTGPKVTLDPQSAVALAMVVHELATNALKYGALSDDKGCINITWDRRSEEDGSRLIFDWRESGGPAIDAPTRRGFGSRLISRAFGNRGDCADLTYHEDGLHCRLETKL
- the glyA gene encoding serine hydroxymethyltransferase, with protein sequence MATQAKDTSRDPMDRFWHDTLAQADPEIHEAIRKELKRQQDKIELIASENIASSAVLEATGSVFTNKYAEGYPGKRYYGGCDYADVVETLAIERAKQLFGCEFANVQPNSGSQMNQAVFLALLQPGDTFMGLDLNSGGHLTHGSPVNMSGKWFNPVSYGVRKDDELIDMDEVMATAKEHKPKLIIAGGTAYSRVWDWAAFRKVADEVGAYLMVDMSHISGLVAGGAHPSPFPHAHVVTTTTHKSLRGPRSGVILWDHDELTKPINMAVFPGMQGGPLMHVVAAKAVAFGEALRPDFKDYAHRVVENARALAKSIEANGLRVVSGGTDNHSMLVDLTAKDVTGKAAEAGLDRAWLTCNKNGIPYDTRSPFVTSGIRLGTPAGTTRGFGPAEFEQVGKLICEVVEGLSRNGPEGDGQVEEQVRGKVAELCAAFPVYPGR
- a CDS encoding RNA methyltransferase, with amino-acid sequence MSEADQHKPVIVLVRPQLGENIGKAARAMLNFGLVELRLVEPRDGWPNPSAGPAAAGADVVLDMAEVFASTAEAVADCGHVYATTVRKRGVTKPVYTPEEAAREMAGAVGRSAILFGPERSGLATEDVALARAILTVPINPDFGSLNLAQAVILCAYEWSKHENLVQPTQEDLLPPAPQDELEGLIGHLEGMLEPKGYFLPATRADATRRTLRGVLTKPGWNHLEVRTLRGVLSSLERRSKKD
- the trpB gene encoding tryptophan synthase subunit beta, producing the protein MVSQANTFRNMPDERGHFGDYGGRYVAETLMPLVLDLEREYRAAQADPEFQRQFDDLLEHYVGRPSPLYFAERLTEALGGAQVWFKRDELNHTGAHKINNCIGQILLAIRMGKTRIIAETGAGQHGVATATVCARFGLPCVVYMGAEDVRRQSPNVFRMKLLGAEVVPVTSGRGTLKDAMNEGLRDWVANVHDTFYIIGTAAGPHPYPELVRDFQSVIGKEARAQMLDRIGRLPDLLVAAIGGGSNALGLFHPFLDDPDVKMLGVEAAGYGLDGDQHAASLLGGFPGVLHGNKTYLLQDDDGQITEGHSISAGLDYPGIGPEHAWLKDMGRVEYTAITDDEALDAFQLLCRTEGIIPALEPSHAIAAVAKRAKEMPKDSVILANLCGRGDKDIFTVAERLGVEM
- the rpiB gene encoding ribose 5-phosphate isomerase B, which codes for MRIAIASDHAAIDLKAELRDWLIEQGHEVADLGPDTTESVDYPDFGYRLAGVVADGTAERGVALCGSGIGISISVNRNPAVRCALVSEPLSASLAREHNDANCIAMGARLTGSDMAKACLTAFLETDFAGGRHQRRVDKLSNPEF
- a CDS encoding response regulator yields the protein MKLDGARLLILEDEPIIAFGLEDMLLDEGAQVSLATALDEAEDHLAGSTFDCAILDVNVRGEKSYGFAEALKGRGIRFIFATGYGESAHPDEFMDVPTITKPYSIQQIRDTLERLA
- a CDS encoding bifunctional folylpolyglutamate synthase/dihydrofolate synthase, with the protein product MRDFARSESPAVQAQLDRLGLLSVPDGRLGLDTIRALLDRLGNPHRRLPPVFHVAGTNGKGSTCAFLRAMLEAEGYRVHVTTSPHLVRYNERIRVAGTLISDERLADLLAEVLDVGEDLNPSFFEVTIAAAFLEFARVAADACVVEVGLGGRFDATNVLEPDVLAACGIAALGVDHERFLLAPEDGVPTLPIARIAFEKAGIAKPGVPMVTLEDSHLPEAEQVIRDVAESVGAPLHMVRSFGKGSITPDASGYPEPGLGGAHQERNAALANGMLRAQARLAISEEAIRTGIETARWPARMQRLGAGPLTALVADRDVWLDGGHNSSAGLAIADAFSGPLHLVLGMLDNKDPRSLLDALGDRIRSLAVVPIPGHAAHGVEAFGMDAKRADDVVDALSALPADGHPVLIAGSLYLAGEVLRLNDELPD
- the nrdR gene encoding transcriptional regulator NrdR is translated as MRCPFCANDDSQVKDSRPTEDSTSIRRRRQCSSCGARFTTFERVQLREVTVVKSGDRREAFDRSKLEQSISLACRKRDVSADRIDRLVSGIQRQVETAGEAEVASQRIGEMVMDGLRQLDSVAYIRFASVYRDFNEARDFEEFASTVQEAAANERG
- the trpA gene encoding tryptophan synthase subunit alpha yields the protein MTRLANAFNKPHPALVCFITAGDGDTAANLDALVEGGADVIELGMPFTDPMADGPAIQAANIRSLNAGTSTADVLWIARKFRDRHPEVPLVLMGYANPMIRRGSDWFAKAAKEAGIDGVICVDIPPEEDDALGPYLRDAGISPIRLATPTTDAKRLPQVLEGSSGFLYYVAVAGITGMQQAAIESIEANVSRIKQSTDIPVAVGFGVRTPEQAGEIARVADGVVVGSALVELVAEHGAQAPAKLRELTAGLAKAVHSAARASA
- a CDS encoding chorismate mutase: MDTTKPVEITLPEDCTDMREVRAGVDSTDRELMALLDRRFGYMRAAARIKQDRNVVRDEARKAEVIANARLDAEKRDLPAGKIAQIWEELVETSIAYELEEWDRLRS
- the accD gene encoding acetyl-CoA carboxylase, carboxyltransferase subunit beta, coding for MNWFTRVRNSLTSLSKRSTDKDLWVKCPSCQQMVFAQEYQENAFVCPRCDHHGRIGADERLAQILDEGFEALPIPDVKEDPLKFRDTSKYTDRLKKARGKSPHKDAFLVGSGAIEGKPAVVGVQDFGFMGGSMGMAVGTAFCQGAERALTRHCPYIVVTAAGGARMQEGILSLMQMPKATVMTRRLKEAGLPYIVVLTDPTTGGVTASYAMLGDVHLAEPGALIGFAGQRVIQDTIREQLPDGFQRAEYLHKHGMVDMVVHRHDLRDTLATLIDYLAPSAEAA